A single genomic interval of Gossypium raimondii isolate GPD5lz chromosome 11, ASM2569854v1, whole genome shotgun sequence harbors:
- the LOC105801942 gene encoding uncharacterized protein LOC105801942: MAAKPLTSEAIALTEKKMDMTLDDIIRMSKTSSNKTKKQQRVLNKGQKPFNNAAKAKALKVQQYMDSRSSVRQGFLAQRRSNIPGNQFPLAAEAARRAAVAPVRIKNVNGVRVANLNKPRTGVPPVQRRAKNGGFAAKPRQHQPQQQQGGNVVTKQRPHTLDSLFANMKKERMNGPAQRNGSSRQRMPWRRGRFGN; the protein is encoded by the exons ATGGCAGCTAAACCGCTTACAAGTGAAGCAATCGCTCTGACAGAAAAGAAGATGGACATGACATTGG ATGATATCATTAGAATGTCAAAAACTAGTTCAAATAAAACCAAGAAGCAGCAAAGGGTACTG AATAAAGGTCAGAAACCTTTTAATAATGCTGCTAAAGCAAAGGCTTTGAAGGTTCAACAGTATATGGATTCGCGGTCCTCTGTCAGACAG GGATTTCTAGCTCAAAGAAGATCAAACATCCCGGGGAATCAATTTCCTTTGGCAGCTGAGGCTGCACGCAGGGCTGCAGTTGCCCCAGTTCGAATTAAGAATGTAAATGGTGTCAGGGTGGCTAATTTGAACAAACCTAG GACTGGAGTACCACCTGTTCAGAGGAGGGCTAAGAATGGAGGTTTTGCAGCAAAG CCACGCCAGCACCAGCCGCAACAGCAACAAGGAGGGAATGTTGTTACAAAGCAAAGGCCTCATACACTGGATTCGTTGTTTGCCAATATGAAAAAAGAGCGAATGAATGGTCCTGCACAACGTAACGGCAGCAGTCGACAAAGAATGCCATGGAGAAGAGGCCGATTTGGCAACTGA